Proteins encoded by one window of Nocardia goodfellowii:
- a CDS encoding 3-hydroxybutyrate dehydrogenase → MSELAGKSALVTGGASGIGAACARLLAARGATVTLADVDETGAKELAHELGGKAWAVDLLDVGALEDLRLEVDILVNNAGVQRIAPIEDFPPDQFRHLLTLMVEAPFLLIRASLPHMYRAGFGRIVNISSVHGLRASAYKAAYVTAKHALEGLSKVTALEGGPHGVTSNCVNPGYVRTPLVDKQIADQARTHGIPEQEVIEKIMLTESAIKRLVEPEEVASLVGWLAAPEAGMVTGASYTMDGGWSAR, encoded by the coding sequence ATGAGCGAACTGGCAGGCAAATCCGCGCTGGTGACCGGCGGTGCGAGCGGCATCGGCGCGGCCTGCGCCCGGCTGCTCGCCGCCCGCGGCGCCACCGTCACCCTCGCCGACGTGGACGAGACCGGCGCGAAGGAACTCGCACACGAGCTGGGCGGAAAGGCCTGGGCGGTAGACCTGCTCGACGTCGGCGCGCTGGAAGACCTCCGGCTCGAGGTCGACATCCTGGTGAACAACGCCGGGGTGCAGCGCATCGCACCGATCGAGGACTTCCCGCCCGACCAGTTCCGCCACCTGCTCACCCTCATGGTGGAGGCTCCGTTCCTGCTCATCCGCGCGTCGCTACCGCACATGTATCGGGCGGGATTCGGCCGGATCGTCAATATCTCCTCGGTGCACGGCCTGCGCGCCTCCGCCTACAAGGCGGCCTATGTGACGGCCAAGCACGCGCTGGAGGGGCTGTCGAAGGTGACGGCGCTCGAAGGTGGCCCGCACGGGGTGACCAGCAATTGCGTCAATCCCGGATACGTGCGAACCCCGTTGGTGGACAAGCAGATAGCCGATCAAGCTCGCACCCACGGGATTCCGGAGCAAGAGGTGATCGAGAAGATCATGCTCACCGAGAGCGCGATCAAGCGGCTGGTCGAACCGGAGGAGGTCGCGTCCCTGGTCGGCTGGCTTGCGGCGCCGGAGGCGGGCATGGTCACCGGGGCGTCCTACACCATGGACGGAGGCTGGAGCGCTCGATGA
- a CDS encoding ABC transporter ATP-binding protein: MTALTVEDVTLTFPDGAERRTALDRVHLTVQGGEIAAITGPSGSGKSSLLAAVSTLIRPESGRIRLETQGTTVDLAHLSPREAAALRRSAIGIVFQQPNLIPALTAVEQLEVMSHLGQRWFTSAEQRRETRAKAMDLLAAVGLDGQHAKRPAQLSGGQRQRVDIARALMHDPALLVIDEPTSALDTERGAAIIDLILDVARTRHAATLLVTHDRAHLHRMTSVYAMTDGVLTPTRAA, from the coding sequence ATGACTGCCCTCACCGTCGAAGACGTCACCCTCACCTTCCCCGACGGGGCCGAACGCCGCACCGCGCTGGACCGGGTACACCTGACCGTCCAGGGCGGCGAAATCGCCGCTATCACCGGCCCTTCGGGCTCCGGCAAGTCGAGTCTGCTTGCCGCCGTCTCCACGCTGATCCGCCCCGAATCCGGCCGCATACGCCTCGAAACTCAGGGCACCACAGTAGATCTCGCCCACTTGAGCCCTCGCGAAGCCGCCGCCCTCCGCCGCTCCGCCATCGGCATCGTCTTCCAGCAACCGAACCTGATTCCGGCGCTCACGGCCGTCGAACAACTCGAGGTCATGTCCCACCTCGGCCAGCGCTGGTTCACCTCCGCCGAGCAGCGCCGCGAAACCCGCGCCAAGGCAATGGATCTGCTCGCCGCCGTCGGCTTGGACGGCCAGCACGCCAAGCGCCCGGCCCAACTCTCCGGTGGCCAACGGCAGCGCGTCGATATCGCCCGCGCCCTGATGCACGATCCCGCCCTGCTCGTCATCGACGAACCCACCAGCGCACTCGACACCGAGCGCGGCGCCGCCATCATCGATCTCATCCTCGACGTGGCCCGCACGCGGCACGCGGCAACTCTGCTGGTCACCCACGACCGCGCCCATCTGCACCGGATGACCTCGGTCTATGCCATGACCGACGGCGTCCTCACCCCTACCCGCGCCGCCTGA
- a CDS encoding LuxR C-terminal-related transcriptional regulator, with protein MIRLLLADDHAIVRAGLRALLAGGGDIIVVGDAPTAEAAVAFCATTPVDLVLMDLSFGPGRSGVDATTELRALPQPPNVLVVTNYDTDADILGAIEAGACGYILKDTPPPELLAAVRSAAAGESVLSPAVASKLMTRVRRADTTLSPREIEVLRLVADGQSNREIAKELFLSETTVKSHLVHIYAKLGVRSRTSAVARAREQGAI; from the coding sequence ATGATCCGCCTGCTGCTCGCCGACGACCACGCCATCGTGCGGGCCGGTCTGCGCGCGCTGCTGGCAGGCGGCGGCGACATCATCGTGGTCGGCGACGCGCCCACCGCCGAGGCGGCCGTCGCCTTCTGCGCCACGACGCCCGTCGACCTGGTGCTGATGGACCTGAGCTTCGGACCGGGCCGCTCCGGCGTCGACGCCACCACCGAACTGCGCGCCCTCCCGCAGCCGCCGAATGTCCTGGTGGTCACCAATTACGACACCGACGCCGACATCCTCGGCGCCATCGAGGCGGGGGCCTGCGGCTACATCCTGAAAGACACCCCGCCGCCGGAACTCCTCGCCGCGGTCCGCTCTGCGGCGGCGGGGGAGAGCGTGTTGTCCCCGGCGGTCGCGTCGAAGCTGATGACCCGCGTACGCCGAGCCGATACCACCCTCAGTCCGCGCGAAATCGAGGTGCTGCGCCTGGTCGCCGACGGACAATCCAACCGCGAGATCGCCAAGGAACTGTTCCTGAGCGAAACGACCGTCAAATCGCACCTGGTGCACATCTACGCGAAACTCGGTGTCCGCTCGCGCACGTCGGCGGTGGCTCGGGCCCGCGAGCAGGGCGCGATCTGA
- a CDS encoding carboxyl transferase domain-containing protein, translating into MVVTQQGNRSAFEALTGDLRERLAAAALGGPAKARERHIARGKLLPRQRVDQLLDPGSPFLELSPLAATGMYDDECPGAGIITGIGRVSGRECVIVANDATVKGGTYYPMTVKKHLRAQEVALQNQLPCLYLVDSGGAFLPRQDEVFPDREHFGRIFYNQATMSAQGIPQIAAVLGSCTAGGAYVPAMSDEAVIVRNQGTIFLGGPPLVKAATGEVVTAEELGGGELHSRTSGVTDHLAEDDQDALRIVRRIVATLGPRPASPWDILPSTAPAAPESELYDVVPADLRTPYDVRAVIDRIVDGATGFHEFKAEYGKTLVTGFARVHGHPVGIIANNGVLFGESAQKGAHFIELCDKRKTPLLFLQNITGFMVGRDYEAGGIAKHGAKMVTAVACARVPKLTVVIGGSYGAGNYSMCGRAYSPRFLWMWPNARISVMGGEQAASVLSTVRGDQLDANGQPWSAEDEEAFKAPIRDQYERQGNPYYSTARLWDDGVIDPADTRTVLGLALSVCAQAPLEPVSYGVFRM; encoded by the coding sequence ATGGTGGTTACTCAACAGGGGAACCGCAGCGCCTTCGAGGCGCTGACCGGCGACCTGCGCGAGCGGCTGGCCGCTGCCGCGCTCGGCGGCCCGGCCAAGGCCCGCGAGCGGCATATCGCGCGCGGCAAGCTGCTCCCCCGGCAGCGGGTGGACCAGCTGCTCGACCCGGGCAGCCCGTTCCTGGAGCTGTCCCCGCTGGCGGCCACGGGCATGTACGACGACGAGTGCCCGGGCGCGGGCATCATCACCGGCATCGGGCGCGTCTCGGGCCGCGAGTGCGTGATCGTCGCGAACGACGCGACGGTCAAGGGCGGCACCTACTACCCGATGACGGTCAAGAAGCATCTGCGCGCCCAGGAAGTCGCGCTGCAGAACCAGCTGCCGTGTCTCTACCTGGTCGACTCCGGCGGCGCGTTCCTGCCCCGCCAGGACGAGGTGTTCCCGGACCGCGAGCACTTCGGCCGCATCTTCTACAACCAGGCGACCATGAGCGCCCAGGGCATACCGCAGATCGCGGCGGTGCTCGGCTCGTGCACCGCCGGCGGCGCGTATGTCCCCGCGATGAGCGATGAGGCGGTGATCGTGCGCAACCAGGGCACGATCTTCCTCGGCGGCCCGCCGCTGGTGAAGGCCGCGACCGGTGAGGTCGTCACCGCCGAGGAGCTCGGCGGCGGCGAATTGCACTCCCGCACTTCGGGAGTCACCGATCACCTGGCGGAGGACGATCAGGACGCGCTCCGGATCGTGCGCCGGATCGTGGCCACGCTCGGACCTCGACCGGCGAGCCCGTGGGACATTCTGCCCAGCACCGCGCCCGCCGCGCCGGAGTCGGAGCTCTACGACGTCGTACCGGCCGATCTCCGCACCCCCTATGACGTGCGCGCGGTCATCGATCGAATCGTGGACGGCGCCACCGGTTTCCACGAGTTCAAGGCCGAGTACGGCAAGACCCTGGTCACCGGCTTCGCCCGCGTCCACGGGCACCCCGTCGGCATCATCGCCAACAACGGCGTGCTGTTCGGCGAATCCGCCCAGAAGGGCGCGCATTTCATCGAACTGTGCGACAAGCGCAAGACTCCGCTGTTGTTCCTGCAGAACATCACCGGTTTCATGGTCGGCCGCGACTACGAAGCGGGCGGTATCGCCAAGCACGGCGCGAAGATGGTGACCGCCGTCGCGTGTGCCCGGGTGCCGAAGCTGACCGTGGTGATCGGCGGCTCCTACGGCGCGGGCAACTACTCCATGTGCGGGCGCGCGTATTCGCCGCGCTTCCTGTGGATGTGGCCGAACGCGCGCATCTCGGTGATGGGCGGCGAGCAGGCGGCCTCGGTGCTGTCGACCGTGCGCGGCGACCAGCTCGACGCGAACGGACAGCCCTGGTCCGCCGAGGACGAGGAGGCGTTCAAAGCGCCGATCCGCGACCAGTACGAACGTCAGGGCAACCCGTACTACTCCACCGCCCGGCTCTGGGACGACGGCGTAATCGATCCCGCCGACACCAGAACCGTGCTCGGACTTGCCCTTTCGGTCTGCGCGCAAGCGCCGCTCGAACCCGTTTCCTACGGCGTCTTCCGGATGTGA
- a CDS encoding ABC transporter permease, with translation MFVALRDLRAARGRFGLIASVVTLVALLVSFLGGLTAGLAHQNISAIESLSADRLVFADTGAGPSFDASALTPRQVEQWQRAAGSTGSVQPVGISRAEAGRAGSPPAQVALFGATPSTVGNRAATPGNVVLSTGAAADLHAAAGDTVGLGGATFTVAAVTGDDWYSHSPVVWMTPADWQSVSPRGGAATVLAVTGGTDLDAVNAAAHTTTTTVSGALSALASYEAENGSLTVMTVLLFAISALVIGAFFTVWTVQRTPDIATLKALGATTGSLVRDALAQAAIVLVAGVTVGIGITVVAATFVGDALPFVLSPATTLLPAAALVVLGLFGAAFALRFLFTTDPLTALGTAR, from the coding sequence ATGTTCGTCGCACTACGGGATCTGCGGGCCGCACGGGGCCGATTCGGCCTGATCGCATCGGTTGTCACGCTGGTGGCGCTGCTGGTGAGCTTTCTGGGCGGACTCACCGCCGGGCTCGCGCACCAGAATATTTCGGCGATCGAGTCGCTGTCGGCCGACCGCCTGGTGTTCGCCGACACCGGGGCGGGGCCGTCGTTCGACGCGTCCGCGCTGACCCCGCGGCAAGTGGAGCAGTGGCAGCGGGCCGCCGGATCCACCGGCTCGGTGCAGCCGGTGGGGATCAGCCGGGCCGAGGCGGGGCGAGCCGGGTCGCCGCCCGCTCAGGTCGCCCTCTTCGGCGCCACGCCCAGCACAGTTGGCAACCGTGCGGCAACTCCGGGCAACGTGGTCCTCAGCACCGGCGCGGCCGCAGACCTGCACGCCGCCGCGGGCGACACCGTCGGCCTCGGCGGAGCGACCTTCACCGTGGCCGCCGTAACCGGCGACGACTGGTACAGCCATAGCCCCGTGGTCTGGATGACCCCTGCGGATTGGCAGTCGGTGAGCCCACGCGGCGGGGCGGCGACCGTCCTCGCCGTTACCGGCGGCACCGACCTGGACGCGGTCAACGCCGCCGCGCACACCACCACGACCACCGTGTCCGGAGCACTGTCCGCGCTGGCCTCCTACGAAGCCGAAAACGGTTCGCTCACAGTGATGACGGTGCTGCTGTTCGCCATTTCCGCCTTGGTGATCGGCGCGTTCTTCACGGTGTGGACCGTGCAGCGCACCCCGGACATCGCGACGTTGAAAGCGCTGGGCGCGACCACCGGTTCGCTGGTCCGCGACGCCCTCGCGCAAGCCGCGATCGTGCTCGTGGCGGGCGTCACCGTGGGGATCGGAATCACGGTTGTCGCAGCAACTTTCGTGGGTGATGCGCTGCCTTTCGTGCTGAGCCCGGCCACCACCCTGCTACCGGCCGCCGCCCTCGTCGTCCTGGGCCTGTTCGGTGCGGCGTTCGCCCTGCGGTTCCTCTTCACGACCGACCCGCTGACCGCCCTCGGCACGGCCCGCTAA
- a CDS encoding DUF1460 domain-containing protein, giving the protein MTALVLAAPSAHATPAVDDVTARKIDELLAVRAGQPRDRGALIEALSSRFLGTPYGANMLIGSASQPEELVVDFRRVDCFTYLDYVEALSRSATRAEFTSNLIETRYAGGRVDFRLRKHFFTDWAATPRIAATDITGALSPAAVPVTKRLNAKADGGQYLPGVPVVDRPMTYIPSSAVDDAVAAQLRTGDYIGAYTDQAGLDVTHVGIFVMTPNGPVFRNASSLAQHNKVVDSPFFDYARTVPGLIVLRPL; this is encoded by the coding sequence GTGACGGCGCTCGTCCTGGCGGCGCCGTCGGCGCACGCCACCCCGGCGGTCGATGACGTGACCGCTCGGAAGATCGATGAGCTGCTGGCGGTCCGGGCCGGGCAACCGCGTGACAGGGGCGCGCTGATCGAGGCGTTGTCGAGCAGATTCCTCGGCACGCCGTACGGGGCGAACATGCTGATCGGCTCGGCGTCGCAGCCCGAGGAGCTGGTGGTCGACTTCCGGCGGGTGGATTGCTTCACCTACCTCGATTACGTGGAAGCGCTCAGCAGGTCGGCCACCCGCGCGGAGTTCACCTCGAACCTCATCGAAACCCGCTATGCCGGCGGCCGGGTCGACTTCCGGCTGCGGAAGCACTTCTTCACCGATTGGGCGGCGACGCCGCGGATCGCCGCCACCGACATCACCGGCGCGCTGAGCCCCGCGGCGGTCCCGGTGACCAAGCGGCTGAACGCGAAAGCCGATGGCGGGCAATACCTTCCGGGCGTGCCGGTGGTCGATCGGCCGATGACCTACATCCCGAGCAGCGCGGTGGACGACGCCGTCGCCGCGCAGCTGCGCACCGGCGACTACATCGGCGCGTACACCGACCAGGCCGGTCTGGACGTCACCCATGTCGGCATCTTCGTCATGACGCCGAACGGCCCGGTGTTCCGCAACGCGTCCTCGCTCGCTCAGCACAACAAGGTCGTCGACTCCCCGTTCTTCGACTACGCGCGCACCGTGCCGGGCCTCATCGTGCTGCGCCCGTTGTAG
- a CDS encoding metallophosphoesterase — protein sequence MKYVPRIALFLAIPALLFLLPWWTLVGATSSGTVFWAGTALFLAGYVCLPASMFLGHGPAQSDTASIIGDTLLGVLWVLFSWSLLGTIAGFGLAVAGVDDPVRSRIVAAGVLAISAALVAYGIYEARRVPRVRTLEVPIRGLGAGLDGLRLVVITDTHFAALNRLRWSERVVEVVNSLEPDIACHAGDLADGSVAKRHPQVDPLGKVEAPLGRFYITGNHEYFGDAQGWIDHMASIGWQPMHNQHETLTRGGDRLVLAGVDDPTGVGLPGHGPDLPAALVGAEPGVPVVLLAHQPRQIAESVAAGVALQISGHTHGGQIWPFHYLVRLEQPVVAGLSRHGDTQLYTSRGTGFWGPQLRVFAPSEITVLVLRTA from the coding sequence GTGAAATACGTGCCCCGCATCGCTCTCTTTCTGGCGATCCCCGCCCTGCTGTTCCTGTTGCCGTGGTGGACGCTGGTCGGCGCGACCAGTTCCGGCACGGTGTTCTGGGCCGGGACGGCGCTGTTCCTCGCCGGCTATGTGTGCCTGCCCGCGTCGATGTTCCTCGGCCACGGGCCCGCGCAGTCGGACACGGCGTCCATCATCGGCGACACCTTGCTCGGTGTGCTGTGGGTGCTGTTCAGCTGGTCACTGCTCGGCACCATCGCCGGATTCGGATTGGCGGTGGCCGGGGTGGACGATCCGGTGCGCTCGCGGATCGTCGCGGCCGGTGTACTGGCGATCAGTGCCGCGCTGGTCGCCTACGGCATCTATGAGGCGCGGCGGGTGCCCCGGGTGCGGACGCTGGAGGTGCCGATCCGCGGTCTCGGAGCGGGGCTGGACGGGCTGCGTCTGGTGGTCATCACCGACACCCACTTCGCCGCACTGAACCGGTTGCGCTGGTCGGAGCGGGTGGTCGAGGTCGTGAACTCCCTGGAACCCGATATCGCTTGTCACGCGGGTGATCTCGCCGACGGCTCGGTCGCGAAGCGGCATCCGCAAGTGGATCCGCTCGGCAAGGTCGAGGCACCGCTGGGCCGCTTCTACATCACCGGCAATCACGAGTATTTCGGTGACGCCCAGGGCTGGATCGACCACATGGCGTCCATCGGCTGGCAGCCCATGCACAATCAGCACGAGACCCTCACCCGCGGCGGCGACCGGCTGGTGCTCGCCGGTGTCGACGATCCGACCGGTGTCGGGCTGCCCGGCCACGGTCCCGATCTCCCGGCCGCGCTCGTGGGTGCCGAACCCGGCGTGCCGGTCGTCCTGCTCGCCCACCAGCCCCGGCAGATCGCCGAGTCCGTCGCGGCCGGTGTGGCGCTGCAGATCTCCGGACATACGCACGGCGGCCAGATCTGGCCGTTCCACTATCTGGTCCGGCTGGAGCAGCCGGTCGTCGCGGGCCTGTCCCGGCACGGCGATACCCAGCTCTACACGAGCCGGGGCACCGGGTTCTGGGGTCCGCAGTTGCGGGTATTCGCACCGAGCGAGATCACGGTCTTGGTGCTGCGCACCGCCTAG
- a CDS encoding MFS transporter produces MSVRNPVRPTGGDPDDAPSGLRRVVAASMAGTVVEWYEFFLYGTAATLVFSKVFFAQGTSELDAILAAFVTYAVGFAARPLGGIVFGHFGDKYGRKKLLQFSLVLVGAATFLMGCLPTFAQIGYWAPALLVALRFIQGFAVGGEWGGAVLLVAEHSPSARRGFWASWPQAGVPVGNLLATLALLTLTSTLSDAAFLSWGWRVAFWLSAVVVLVGYYIRTKVTDAPIFVAAQQEMEQIKATSFSVVEVMKRYPRGVFTAMGLRFGENILYYLVVTFTITYLKVHVGTDTKVILWWLLAAHAVHFFAIPAAGYLSDRFGRRPVYLAGAITGGTWGFFAFPMMDSGHNAVIMSAIIIGLVFHALMYAAQPAIMAEMFPTRMRYSGVSLGYQVTSIVAGSLAPIIAVRLLNTFDSAVPIAWYLAGAAAVTAVAVLFARETKGLDLASVDEADRALVAAPVVAK; encoded by the coding sequence ATGAGCGTGCGCAATCCCGTGCGGCCGACCGGCGGCGATCCGGATGATGCCCCCTCCGGACTCAGACGCGTGGTCGCCGCCTCGATGGCGGGCACGGTCGTCGAGTGGTACGAGTTCTTCCTCTACGGCACCGCGGCGACGCTGGTGTTCAGCAAGGTGTTCTTCGCCCAGGGCACCAGCGAACTGGACGCGATCCTGGCCGCCTTCGTCACCTACGCGGTGGGTTTCGCGGCGCGCCCGCTGGGCGGCATCGTGTTCGGGCACTTCGGCGACAAGTACGGCCGCAAGAAGCTGCTGCAGTTCAGTCTGGTGCTGGTCGGCGCGGCGACGTTCCTGATGGGCTGTCTGCCGACCTTCGCTCAGATCGGCTATTGGGCGCCGGCCCTGCTGGTCGCCCTGCGCTTCATCCAGGGCTTCGCGGTGGGCGGCGAATGGGGCGGTGCGGTCCTGCTCGTCGCCGAGCACAGCCCGAGCGCCCGGCGCGGCTTCTGGGCGAGCTGGCCGCAAGCCGGTGTGCCCGTGGGCAATCTGCTCGCCACCCTCGCACTGCTGACGCTGACCTCGACGCTCTCCGACGCCGCGTTCCTGAGCTGGGGCTGGCGGGTGGCCTTCTGGCTGTCGGCGGTGGTGGTCCTGGTCGGCTATTACATCCGCACCAAGGTCACCGACGCCCCGATCTTCGTCGCGGCACAGCAGGAGATGGAACAGATCAAGGCCACCTCGTTCAGCGTGGTGGAGGTCATGAAGCGTTATCCCCGTGGCGTTTTCACCGCGATGGGCCTGCGTTTCGGCGAGAACATCCTGTACTACCTGGTGGTCACCTTCACCATCACCTATCTGAAGGTCCACGTCGGCACCGACACCAAGGTGATCCTGTGGTGGCTGCTCGCCGCGCACGCGGTGCACTTCTTCGCGATCCCGGCCGCGGGCTATCTCAGTGACCGATTCGGCCGCCGGCCGGTGTACCTCGCGGGGGCGATCACGGGCGGCACCTGGGGCTTCTTCGCCTTCCCGATGATGGACAGCGGGCACAACGCGGTCATCATGTCGGCGATCATCATCGGCCTGGTGTTCCACGCCCTGATGTATGCCGCCCAGCCCGCCATCATGGCCGAGATGTTCCCGACCCGGATGCGCTATTCCGGTGTGTCCCTGGGATATCAGGTGACCTCGATCGTGGCGGGTTCGCTCGCGCCGATCATCGCGGTACGGCTGCTGAACACCTTCGACTCCGCGGTGCCGATCGCCTGGTACCTCGCCGGGGCGGCCGCCGTCACCGCCGTCGCGGTGCTCTTCGCCCGGGAGACAAAGGGTTTGGATCTCGCCAGCGTCGACGAAGCGGACCGGGCACTGGTCGCGGCGCCCGTGGTGGCCAAATGA
- a CDS encoding sensor histidine kinase codes for MHSSPLTPVFTALRLGLHVLVTALAAVTAGRALLPESEHPIPVLLLVAAFLLTYFAGSRVGRRPGGILAWLGLLTILWLCLVPLAPDAGYLAFGLFFLYLHLLPRPWSLLAVLAATGVAVAGFGFQRGWSVGGVIGPVLGAAVAIGIGLGYQALFRESAERQRLIDELLSTRATLAEQERNAGKLAERERLAQEIHDTVAQGLSSIQLLLHAAEQSAPEHPALQQIRLARETAAENLSETRRLIAELAPAALDGQSLAQALERICRRAEAVTAQLAVEGMPERLPMPVEAALVRIAQGAVSNVVQHARADRMRLTLTYSGDEVLLDVVDNGVGIEPAVLEHAPSGSFGLAAMRSRVEQQGGTFAVESEPGHTAVTVSFPLDSERA; via the coding sequence GTGCACTCGTCGCCGCTCACCCCAGTCTTCACCGCGCTGCGGCTGGGCCTGCATGTGCTGGTGACGGCGTTGGCGGCGGTGACCGCCGGCCGCGCACTGCTGCCCGAATCCGAGCACCCGATTCCGGTGCTGCTGCTGGTCGCGGCCTTCCTGCTCACCTACTTCGCGGGATCGAGGGTCGGCCGCCGGCCGGGTGGGATCCTGGCCTGGCTCGGACTGCTCACCATCCTGTGGCTGTGCCTGGTGCCGCTCGCCCCGGACGCGGGATACCTGGCGTTCGGCCTGTTCTTCCTCTATCTGCATCTGCTGCCGCGCCCGTGGAGTCTGCTCGCGGTGCTGGCGGCGACCGGGGTCGCCGTCGCCGGGTTCGGCTTCCAGCGCGGATGGTCGGTGGGCGGGGTGATCGGGCCGGTCCTGGGCGCGGCCGTGGCCATCGGTATCGGGCTCGGTTACCAGGCGCTGTTCCGGGAGTCGGCCGAACGCCAGCGGCTGATCGACGAATTGCTCAGTACCCGGGCCACTCTCGCGGAGCAGGAACGCAACGCGGGCAAGCTCGCCGAACGAGAACGTCTCGCCCAGGAGATCCACGACACGGTCGCCCAGGGGCTCAGCAGTATCCAGCTGCTGCTGCATGCCGCCGAGCAGTCGGCTCCGGAACACCCCGCGCTGCAACAGATTCGGCTCGCCCGCGAGACCGCGGCGGAGAATCTGTCCGAAACCCGGCGGCTGATAGCCGAACTGGCGCCCGCCGCCCTGGACGGGCAATCGCTGGCGCAGGCGCTGGAGCGGATCTGCCGGCGAGCCGAGGCGGTGACGGCACAGCTCGCGGTCGAGGGCATGCCCGAGCGGCTGCCGATGCCGGTCGAGGCCGCGCTGGTGCGCATAGCCCAGGGCGCGGTGTCCAACGTCGTCCAGCACGCGCGCGCTGACCGGATGCGCCTCACCCTCACCTATTCCGGCGACGAGGTACTGCTCGACGTGGTCGACAACGGTGTGGGTATCGAGCCCGCGGTGCTCGAGCACGCGCCCTCGGGTTCCTTCGGTCTGGCGGCGATGCGATCCCGGGTGGAACAGCAAGGCGGCACCTTCGCGGTCGAGTCCGAGCCGGGCCACACCGCGGTCACCGTGTCGTTCCCGTTGGATTCGGAGCGCGCATGA
- a CDS encoding LysR family transcriptional regulator codes for MAKSARAVCKDADMNSGRPSADDLLILLAVGRTGRFVSAADELGLNHTTISRRIAALEETLGGRVLTRVTGGWELTELGREALVAAEAVEAAVRSLTADATGTRVLEGVVRISATDGFSAYLAAPAIAGVQRQHPGISVEIVTATRRASQQRSGVDLEVVVGEPQVLRAKAIRLGDYCLGLYAARDYLREYGTPAAMADLTRYPLVYFIDSMLQVDDLDVAANFATAMRESITSTNVFVHVEATRAAAGLGLLPCFMADRHPDLVRVLRDQVSVRLAYWLVTRTETLRRPEVSAVVDALCAQVRSQRAALLGSAGGTGSTEV; via the coding sequence ATGGCCAAATCCGCACGGGCAGTCTGCAAAGATGCAGATATGAACTCCGGCCGACCCAGTGCCGACGACCTGTTGATCCTGCTCGCGGTGGGCCGGACCGGCCGGTTCGTCTCGGCCGCCGACGAGCTGGGCCTGAACCACACCACGATCTCCCGGCGCATCGCGGCGCTCGAGGAAACGCTCGGCGGACGGGTGCTGACTCGGGTCACCGGTGGCTGGGAGCTCACCGAACTCGGCCGGGAAGCGCTGGTCGCCGCGGAGGCGGTGGAAGCCGCCGTGCGCTCCCTGACCGCCGATGCCACCGGCACCCGGGTGCTGGAGGGCGTCGTCCGGATCTCGGCCACCGACGGTTTCAGCGCCTACCTCGCCGCGCCCGCCATCGCGGGCGTGCAGCGCCAGCACCCCGGCATCTCCGTCGAAATCGTCACCGCCACCAGGCGCGCCTCCCAGCAGCGCTCCGGGGTCGACCTCGAGGTCGTGGTCGGCGAGCCACAGGTATTGCGCGCCAAGGCGATTCGATTGGGCGACTACTGTCTCGGCCTGTACGCCGCGCGTGATTACCTGCGTGAGTACGGAACTCCGGCCGCGATGGCGGACCTGACGCGGTATCCGCTGGTCTACTTCATCGACTCCATGCTCCAGGTCGACGACCTCGACGTGGCCGCCAACTTCGCCACGGCCATGCGCGAATCCATCACCTCCACCAATGTTTTCGTGCATGTGGAGGCCACCCGGGCCGCGGCCGGACTGGGCTTGCTGCCCTGCTTCATGGCCGATCGGCACCCCGACCTCGTCCGAGTCCTGCGGGACCAGGTCTCGGTCCGCCTCGCCTACTGGCTCGTCACCCGCACCGAAACTCTGCGCCGACCGGAGGTGTCCGCGGTCGTGGACGCCCTCTGCGCGCAGGTCCGCAGTCAGCGGGCGGCACTGCTGGGCTCGGCCGGCGGAACCGGTTCCACCGAGGTATAG
- a CDS encoding SACE_7040 family transcriptional regulator: MASAESVAPTRREQLKAQRRGQLLEAGARLIAERGFLGMRLDDLGAAVGISGPAVYRHFPNKEALLVELLVGVSRRLYDGGNAVVADAATPRDALSALVDFHLDFALGDPELIRIQDRDLENVPVASRRELRRTQRRYVEIWVGVLRQLHPDLPEETARVQAHAAFGLMNSTPHSASRATATRARPILRQMVLAALDPRDDS, encoded by the coding sequence GTGGCCAGCGCTGAATCCGTCGCGCCCACCCGTCGCGAACAGTTGAAGGCACAGCGTCGGGGGCAACTGCTGGAAGCGGGCGCCCGGTTGATCGCCGAGCGCGGCTTCCTCGGTATGCGCCTGGACGACCTGGGTGCGGCCGTCGGGATCAGCGGTCCGGCGGTCTACCGGCATTTCCCGAACAAAGAGGCGCTGCTGGTCGAACTCCTCGTCGGGGTCAGCCGGCGGTTGTACGACGGAGGCAACGCTGTGGTGGCCGACGCCGCCACGCCACGGGACGCCCTGAGCGCACTGGTCGACTTCCACCTGGACTTCGCGCTCGGAGACCCCGAACTCATCCGCATCCAGGACCGCGACCTGGAGAACGTGCCGGTCGCCTCGCGTCGGGAACTGCGCCGCACACAGCGCCGATACGTCGAGATCTGGGTGGGCGTGCTGCGGCAACTGCACCCAGATCTCCCGGAGGAGACGGCGCGGGTGCAGGCCCACGCCGCCTTCGGCCTGATGAACTCGACACCGCACAGCGCGTCCCGGGCCACCGCCACCCGCGCCCGGCCGATCCTGCGGCAGATGGTGCTGGCGGCGCTGGACCCGCGGGACGACAGCTGA